One window of the Pyrus communis chromosome 17, drPyrComm1.1, whole genome shotgun sequence genome contains the following:
- the LOC137723592 gene encoding uncharacterized protein, whose product MDLLARTICFYLLTIASFISSNAKADGTASVFFIDSSTHHFLRNPSSNDVVKPDSMLLSEVSAAVSVLLGFAPPSTLSAASSAKLNEVLVPNPFKRPRAVVALEVGGIGDHALVVKDNVMFSSAYSSKIDLRSSKADIELPDEGEVSVFSLDEQSTDYTDKDIGDFAAWMSGSYVVDTLEPQNGELSIPLANGNNLKLHMSKESDRIFTTSLLSLIRNFKRAQEMHQDLSHNIHSPAELLTGRFDGIKVLQEQYGTDGGAQHGVELLLATLSKIFDSLENAYKGQIVGAILFNGVAPVESEKMLNVMYASRSYARLLAEKEGLNNTKIVQVLLVRRTLAWITGIILIISTLLGVCFLVNMPVTRDTLLYSNVKLD is encoded by the exons ATGGATTTACTAGCACGCACAATCTGCTTCTACTTACTCACAATTGCTTCGTTTATCTCCTCTAATGCTAAG GCTGACGGTACTGCCTCCGTCTTCTTCATCGATAGCTCCACTCATCATTTTCTTCGCAACCCTTCCTCAAACGATGTTGTCAAG CCTGACTCAATGTTGCTCTCAGAAGTCAGTGCAGCCGTGTCAGTCTTGCTTGGATTTGCACCACCTTCCACGCTCTCAGCTGCTAGTTCAGCTAAG TTGAATGAGGTTCTTGTGCCTAATCCattcaaaaggcctcgtgctgtTGTTGCGCTTGAAGTTGGAGGAATTGGTG ATCATGCTCTTGTAGTCAAAGACAATGTCATGTTCAGCAGTGCCTATAGTTCCAAGATTGACCTTCGCTCAAGCAAAGCTGACATCGAGCTTCCAG ATGAAGGTGAAGTTTCTGTGTTTTCTTTGGATGAACAATCCACAGATTATACTGACAAAGACATTGGAGATTTT GCAGCTTGGATGAGTGGTTCATATGTTGTTGATACATTAGAACCACAAAATGGAGAGTTGAGCATCCCTTTGGCCAATGGCAACAACTTGAAGCTTCATATGTCAAAG GAATCAGATAGGATATTCACAACTAGCCTTCTGTCTCTCATCCGCAACTTTAAAAGGGCACAAGAGATGCATCAAGATTTGTCACACAACATCCATAGCCCAGCTGAGTTATTAACAGGCCGTTTTGATGGAATCAAG GTTTTGCAAGAGCAGTACGGAACTGATGGAGGTGCTCAACATGGAGTGGAGCTACTGCTTGCTACACTGTCCAAGATATTTGATTCACTTGAAAATGCATACAAAG GTCAAATTGTTGGAGCTATCCTTTTCAATGGTGTTGCACCTGTGGAGTCGGAAAAGATGTTGAATGTGATGTATGCTAGTCGATCATATGCTCGTTTGTTGGCTGAAAAAGAAGGcctaaataatacaaaaattgtGCAAGTGTTATTGGTTAGGCGTACACTTGCTTGGATCACAGGAATTATTCTTATCATTTCAACTCTTTTGGGG GTATGCTTCCTTGTGAATATGCCAGTCACCAGGGATACGTTACTCTACTCTAACGTCAAGCTGGACTGA
- the LOC137723593 gene encoding uncharacterized protein, with protein sequence MDLLTRTVCFYILAIASFISSNAKADGTTSVFFIDSSTHHFLRNPSSNDVVKPDSMLLSDVSAAVSVLLGFAPPSTLSATGSAKLNEVLVPNPFNRPRAVVALEIGGIGDHALVVKDSVMFSSAYSSKIDLSSSKADIELPDEGEVSVFSLDEQTTDYTDKEIGDFAAWMSGSYVIDTLEPLNGELSIPLANGDNLKLHMSKESDRIFTTSLLSLIHNFKRATEMHQDLSHNIHSPAELLTGRFDGIKVLQEQYGTDGAAQHGVELLLATLSKIFDSLENAYKGQIVGAILFNGVAPVESGKMLNVMYTSRSYARLLAEKEGLNNTKIVQVLLVRRTLAWITGIILIVSTLLGVCFLVNMPVTRDTLLYSNVKLD encoded by the exons ATGGATTTACTCACACGCACCGTCTGCTTCTACATACTCGCCATTGCTTCGTTTATCTCCTCCAACGCTAAG GCTGACGGTACTACCTCTGTCTTCTTCATCGACAGCTCCACTCATCATTTTCTTCGTAACCCTTCCTCAAACGATGTCGTCAAG CCCGACTCAATGTTGCTCTCAGACGTCAGTGCAGCTGTGTCAGTCTTGCTTGGATTTGCACCACCTTCCACGCTCTCAGCTACTGGTTCAGCTAAG TTGAATGAGGTGCTTGTGCCTAATCCATTCAATAGGCCTCGAGCTGTTGTGGCGCTTGAAATCGGAGGAATTGGTG ATCATGCTCTTGTAGTCAAAGACAGTGTCATGTTCAGCAGTGCCTATAGTTCCAAGATCGACCTTAGCTCAAGCAAAGCTGACATCGAGCTTCCAG ATGAAGGTGAAGTTTCTGTGTTTTCTTTGGATGAACAAACGACAGATTATACTGACAAGGAGATTGGAGATTTT gCAGCTTGGATGAGTGGTTCATATGTTATTGATACATTAGAACCACTAAATGGAGAGTTGAGCATCCCTTTGGCCAATGGCGACAACTTGAAGCTTCATATGTCAAAG GAATCAGATAGGATATTCACAACTAGCCTTCTGTCTCTGATCCACAACTTTAAAAGGGCAACAGAGATGCATCAAGATTTGTCACACAACATCCATAGCCCAGCTGAGTTATTAACGGGCCGTTTTGATGGAATCAAG GTTTTGCAAGAGCAGTATGGAACTGATGGAGCTGCTCAACATGGAGTGGAGCTACTACTTGCTACACTGTCCAAGATATTTGATTCACTTGAAAATGCGTACAAAG GTCAAATTGTTGGAGCTATCCTTTTCAATGGAGTTGCACCTGTGGAGTCGGGAAAGATGTTGAATGTGATGTATACTAGTCGATCATATGCTCGTTTGTTGGCTGAAAAAGAAGGCCTGAATAATACAAAAATTGTGCAAGTGTTATTGGTTAGGCGTACACTTGCTTGGATCACAGGAATTATTCTTATCGTTTCAACTCTTTTGGGG GTGTGCTTCCTTGTGAATATGCCAGTCACCAGGGATACGTTACTCTACTCTAACGTCAAGCTGGACTGA
- the LOC137722462 gene encoding transcriptional corepressor LEUNIG_HOMOLOG-like has translation MAQSSWEADKMYILLDVYIYDYLVKKELHVTAKSFMTEGKVAPDPVAIDAPGGFLFEWWSVFWDIFIARTNDKHSEAAAAYIEAQQSKAKEQQQLQMQQLHLMRQAQMQRRDPNHPPLGGPLNSISSEGMLGQSTASALAAKMYEDRLKHPNPIESETSQPLLDARVALLKSTNHPGQMVQGNPGSVNAALQQIQARSQQATDIKREVNMGTAQRSMPMDSSIYGQGMVQSKPGLGNAGLNPGVGGLPLKGWPLTGIDQMRPGLGGQVQKPFLQGATQFQVLSPQQQQLLAQAQGQGNGASSSIYGDMRGFSRGNLNTKDTQQMTNNGSMSSPMQSNSSKMNMSQMQHSSSQQQDPLQSQQVQQNNRKRKGPSSSGQPANSTGTGNTIGPSPNSQPSTPSTHTPGDGVAMTANLPNSSSVPKSMMMYGAAGTGGLASSTNQLEDIEQFGDVGSLEDNVESFLSHDDGDGRDLFGTLKRNPAHSAEASKGFSFSEVGSIRKSKTKVVCCHFSSDGKLLASAGHDKKVVVWNMETLQTEITPEEHGLIITDVRFRPNSSQLATSSFDTTVRLWDAAEPNYSLQTYAGHTSHVLSLDFHPKKNDLFCSCDANNEIRFWNINEYSCTRVSKGGSAQVRFQPRIGQLLAAASGNVVSIFDAETDRQTHSLQGHSTEVHSLCWDTNGEILASASQESVRVWSLSSGECIHELSSSANMFHSIVFHPSYSTLLVIGGYQSLELWNMSENKCMTIQAHECVISALAQSPVTGMVASASHDKAVKIWK, from the exons ATGGCGCAGAGTAGTTGGGAAGCAGATAAGATGTACATACT GCTTGatgtatacatatatgattATTTAGTGAAGAAAGAATTACATGTCACTGCTAAGTCTTTCATGACCGAAGGGAAGGTTGCACCCGATCCAGTAG CCATTGATGCTCCCGGGGGCTTTCTTTTTGAATGGTGGTCTGTCTTTTGGGATATTTTTATTGCAAGGACAAACGATAAACATTCTGAGGCTGCTGCAGCATATATAGAG GCACAACAAAGTAAAGCAAAAGAGCAGCAACAGCTGCAAATGCAGCAGTTGCACCTAATGCGCCAAGCTCAGATGCAACGGAGAGATCCTAATCATCCTCCCCTTGGTGGTCCACTAAATTCAATTAGTTCTGAAGGGATGCTTGGGCAATCTACTGCTAGTGCACTGGCAGCAAAAATGTACGAGGACCGCTTGAAACACCCCAATCCAATTGAGTCAGAGACATCCCAACCACTCCTTGATGCCAGAGTTGCCCTTCTAAAATCAACGAACCATCCTGG TCAGATGGTTCAAGGAAACCCTGGAAGTGTTAATGCAGCATTACAACAAATCCAGGCTCGAAGTCAACAGGCCACA GACATAAAGAGGGAAGTTAATATGGGCACTGCTCAGAGATCTATGCCTATGGATTCTTCAATTTATGGGCAGGGAATGGTTCAGTCAAAACCTGGATTAGGAAATGCAG GATTGAACCCAGGAGTTGGCGGTCTTCCATTGAAGGGGTGGCCTTTAACT GGAATTGACCAAATGAGGCCCGGTTTAGGTGGACAAGTTCAAAAGCCTTTCCTGCAAGGTGCAACTCAGTTTCAGGTTCTCTCACCGCAACAACAACAGCTTTTGGCACAGGCTCAGGGACAAGGAAATGGTGCTAGCTCATCAATTTATGGAGATATGAGGGGATTTTCTAGGGGAAATTTAAATACAAAAGATACCCAACAAATGACAAATAATGGCTCCATGAGTTCTCCTATGCAATCAAATTCATCAAAG ATGAACATGTCACAGATGCAACACTCTTCATCTCAACAACAGGATCCTTTGCAGTCTCAGCAAGTACAGCAG AATAACCGCAAAAGGAAAGGACCTTCATCCTCAGGACAGCCTGCTAACAGTACCGGTACAGGAAATACAATTGGTCCTTCGCCCAATTCTCAACCAtcaactccatccacccatACCCCTGGAGACGGAGTTGCTATGACTGCTAATTTGCCAAATTCGAGCAGTGTTCCAAAAAGTATGATGATGTACGGTGCAGCTGGAACAGGTGGCCTTGCATCATCCACAAACCAGTTG GAAGACATTGAACAATTTGGGGATGTTGGCTCTTTAGAAGATAATGTGGAATCATTCTTGTCACATGATGATGGAGATGGAAGGGATTTATTTGGCACATTGAAACGGAACCCTGCACATTCTGCAGAAGCTTCAAAGG GTTTTTCCTTCAGTGAAGTTGGTTCAATACGTAAAAGTAAAACCAAAGTTGTCTGTTGCCACTTCTCTTCAGATGGAAAATTGCTGGCCAGTGCTGGCCATGACAAGAAG GTTGTTGTTTGGAATATGGAAACTCTACAAACTGAAATCACACCGGAGGAGCATGGCCTGATAATTACAGATGTTCGATTTAGACCAAATTCATCTCAGTTGGCAACTTCTTCATTTGACACAACTGTGCGACTTTGGGATGCTGCTGAA CCAAACTATAGTTTACAGACATATGCTGGGCATACCTCACATGTATTGTCACTTGATTTCCACCCTAAGAAGAATGACCTTTTCTGCTCTTGTGATGCCAACAATGAGATTCGCTTTTGGAATATTAATGAGTATTCTTGCACTCGCGTTTCTAAG GGAGGTTCAGCACAGGTGAGATTCCAACCGAGAATTGGACAGTTGCTGGCTGCAGCATCCGGGAATGTTGTATCTATATTTGATGCTGAGACTGACAGGCAGACACATTCATTGCAG GGCCACTCCACGGAGGTACACTCTCTTTGCTGGGATACAAATGGAGAGATTTTAGCATCTGCCAGTCAAGAGTCTGTCAGAGTGTGGTCATTATCCTCTGGAGAGTGCATTCATGAGCTCAGTTCTAGTGCAAACATGTTCCATTCTATTGTATTCCATCCAAGCTACTCGACTCTCTTGGTTATTGGAGGATACCAG TCATTGGAGCTCTGGAACATGTCTGAGAACAAGTGTATGACAATTCAGGCACATGAGTGTGTAATATCAGCTTTGGCACAGTCACCGGTTACAGGAATGGTCGCCTCTGCCAGTCACGACAAGGCCGTTAAAATCTGGAAGTAA
- the LOC137722463 gene encoding transcription termination factor MTERF6, chloroplastic/mitochondrial-like, protein MVTMLSLYSFNTRLRLGGSIFSCTFASTAQRFVVGDRKPSCTSLQNLVIRRSITSEISAANKHDFTATYLINSCGLSPEDAISLSSKVELQSPHGADSVLALLSSHGLSATQISKLVRSRPALLLADPENTLLPKLEFFSSLGVSREDLGRILSFNPHLLSRSLENQIIPSYTFLRSLISRENVIAVLKRQSWIFLENHSKKVVPNIGLLRELGMPQSCIALLLAHNTQVLMYKHEQFDALVGEVKEMGFDPKKSTFVTAMRALCGKSSRSIWNRNREIYKRSWGWSEDDVVSAFRKNPQCMILSEKKIMQVMDFLVNKMGWSSRLIATCPVALCFSLEKRIIPRCSVVKVLLMEGLVDEDLSLAYVLLPAENKFLERFVTRYIDQVPQLSSVYDGKLDIKDVRLCH, encoded by the coding sequence ATGGTGACGATGCTATCTCTCTACAGCTTCAACACCCGCCTCAGATTGGGCGGCTCAATATTTTCTTGTACATTTGCTTCCACAGCCCAAAGATTTGTCGTCGGAGATCGAAAACCCTCCTGCACTTCTCTTCAAAATCTGGTAATCCGCAGATCCATCACCTCAGAAATTTCAGCAGCAAACAAACACGATTTCACAGCCACCTACCTCATAAATTCATGTGGATTGTCCCCAGAAGATGCAATTTCATTGTCCAGCAAGGTGGAATTGCAATCCCCGCATGGAGCAGACTCTGTCCTGGCCCTTCTTAGCAGCCATGGCCTCTCTGCAACCCAGATTTCGAAGCTCGTCAGGTCACGCCCTGCTCTTCTTTTGGCCGATCCCGAGAATACCCTTTTGCCCAAGCTCGAGTTCTTCAGCTCTCTCGGAGTTTCGAGGGAAGATCTTGGGAGAATTCTGTCTTTTAATCCTCACCTTCTGTCGAGAAGCTTGGAGAATCAGATCATACCATCGTATACTTTTCTCAGGAGTTTGATTTCCCGGGAAAATGTGATCGCGGTTTTGAAGCGCCAGTCGTGGATTTTCCTGGAAAACCACTCCAAGAAAGTGGTGCCGAATATCGGGCTTTTGCGGGAATTGGGGATGCCGCAGTCCTGCATTGCTCTGCTGCTGGCTCACAACACTCAAGTCTTGATGTACAAGCATGAACAGTTTGATGCACTTGTGGGTGAGGTCAAGGAAATGGGATTTGATCCAAAGAAATCGACTTTTGTCACGGCTATGAGAGCATTGTGCGGGAAGAGTAGCAGGTCCATATGGAATCGAAATCGCGAAATTTACAAGCGGAGTTGGGGTTGGTCCGAGGACGATGTGGTCTCTGCTTTCAGGAAGAACCCACAGTGTATGATTTTGTCGGAGAAGAAGATAATGCAGGTTATGGATTTCTTGGTGAACAAGATGGGATGGTCTTCGAGATTGATCGCGACATGCCCTGTGGCGTTGTGTTTCAGTTTGGAGAAGAGAATTATTCCGAGGTGTTCGGTTGTGAAAGTTTTGTTGATGGAAGGGTTGGTAGATGAAGATTTGAGTTTGGCTTATGTGTTGTTGCCTGCAGAAAATAAGTTCTTGGAGAGGTTTGTGACCAGATATATCGACCAAGTACCTCAATTGTCAAGTGTGTATGATGGGAAACTGGATATCAAGGATGTAAGACTATGCCATTGA
- the LOC137723259 gene encoding E3 ubiquitin-protein ligase PRT1-like isoform X2: protein MSAFHESYCPVCRHPFNHFPSICQLMHFLLQKLYPEAYERRRKQVEEEEKEVGYFSPQFDNPLSGSHRIEESNIRGKVHSKNLESCSSGVVQSSSLVNTSGTTLDYEVNITSPATSPKNVEATGNAAIKEDCTRDIDIGNGTHQKVSVSDLLCAACENLLFQPVVLNCGHVFCESCINIPADGISRCQICQSMHPKGFPSVCKILEHFLEEQYPEVYLQRQVTSLKLHDHQRAGQSSSTLSDDYVSCRAVQKVHYGVGCDCCGISPIIGERYRCKDCVEKIGFDLCGACYNAPFNITGRFNQQHIPEHKLELIPPGVLYWIDDDGAVLQEDLGNVTAAPIPEDPENGPSDVQNVSPAFVFSADSSVDPHDDLDGSALSDSMQE, encoded by the exons ATGAGTGCTTTTCATGAGTCTTATTGTCCCGTTTGTCGGCACCCATTTAATCATTTTCCAAGTATCTGTCAGTTGATGCATTTCTTGCTCCAGAAGTTGTATCCTGAAGCATATgagagaaggagaaaacaagTGGAAG aagaagaaaaggaagttgGTTATTTCTCACCTCAATTTGATAATCCACTATCTGGGTCACATCGTATTGAGGAGTCAAATATTCGGGGCAAAGTTCACTCAAAGAACTTGGAAAGTTGTTCTTCTGGGGTAGTACAATCTTCCTCACTTGTAAATACTTCTGGAACTACGTTAGATTATGAAGTTAATATTACAAGCCCTGCAACATCTCCAAAGAACGTTGAAGCTACTGGAAATGCAGCCATCAAAGAGGACTGTACGCGTGATATTGATATTGGAAATGGAACTCACCAGAAGGTTTCTGTTTCTGATCTGCTGTGTGCTGCATGCGAGAACCTGCTCTTTCAACCTGTTGTTCTCAATTGTGGTCATG TATTTTGTGAGTCCTGTATCAACATTCCAGCTgatggaatttctaggtgtcaGATTTGTCAAAGCATGCATCCAAAGGGATTCCCTAGTGTTTGCAAAATTTTAGAGCATTTCTTGGAGGAGCAATATCCTGAAGTTTATTTGCAACGACAAGTAACATCACTAAAAC TGCATGATCATCAACGTGCTGGTCAGTCATCGTCAACACTTTCTGATGATTACGTATCTTGCCGGGCTGTGCAGAAAGTTCATTACGGAGTTGGTTGTGATTGCTGTGGG ATATCTCCAATTATTGGGGAGAGGTACAGATGCAAAGACTGCGTGGAGAAAATAGGTTTTGACCTATGTGGAGCATGCTACAATGCACCTTTTAATATCACCGGCCGATTTAATCAGCAACATATACCAGAACACAAGCTTGAGCTTATACCGCCAGGTGTGCTTTATTGGATTGATGACGATGGTGCAGTGTTGCAGGAAGACCTAGGAAACGTCACTGCTGCTCCCATTCCAGAAGATCCAGAAAATGGCCCTAGCGATGTGCAAAATGTTTCTCCTGCTTTTGTATTCTCAGCTGATAGCTCAGTAGATCCACATGATGATTTGGATGGCAGTGCTTTATCAGACTCAATGCAAGAATGA
- the LOC137723753 gene encoding glycine-rich cell wall structural protein-like, protein MRVHRVSGCVVVLAFLLFAFLVSHLVVADGHASPSSKSVKDDKHLFPRPRPHLFKKGGLGHGRFGGGGLGGGIGGGGGLGGGGGLGGGGGLGGGAGGGLGGGGGLGGGGGLGGGAGGGLGGGGGGLGGGAGGGGGLGGGAGGGGGGGGGLGGGAGGGGGLGGGIGHGGGLGGGIGHGGGLGGGIGHKGGLGGSAGGGLGGGGGGGLGGGIGHGGGLGGGIGHGGGLGGGAGGGLGGGGGAGGGGGLGGGIGHGGGLGGGGGLGGGGGAGAGGGFGAGGGAGGGGGLGGGGGAGSGAGGGFGGGAGAGGGLGGGAGGGGGFGGGGGVGGGSGGGFGAGGGFGKGGGVGGGLGGGGGGGFGGGGGFGGGAGGGAGFGAGGGH, encoded by the exons ATGAGGGTTCATCGTGTTTCAGGTTGTGTTGTGGTGCTTGCTTTCTTATTATTTGCTTTTCTTGTGAGTCATTTGGTTGTGGCTGATGGCCATGCTAGCCCTAGCAGTAAGAGTGTTAAGGATGATAAGCACCTTTTTCCGCGTCCCCGCCCGCACTTGTTTAAGAAAGGAGGTCTAGGGCATGGAAGGTTTGGTGGCGGTGGACTTGGTGGAGGCATTGGTGGTGGGGGAGGTctaggtggaggtggaggtcttggaggtggtggtgggcTTGGCGGAGGTGCAGGAGGTGGCTTGGGAGGTGGTGGTGggcttggtggtggtggtggtctaGGTGGGGGTGCTGGAGGTGGCttaggaggtggtggtggtggtctaGGTGGGGGTGCAGGAGGTGGTGGGGGATTAGGTGGGGGCGCAGGAGGTGGCGGTG GAGGTGGTGGGGGATTAGGTGGGGGTGCAGGAGGTGGCGGTGGTCTAGGTGGAGGCATTGGACATGGTGGTGGTCTAGGAGGAGGTATTGGACATGGAGGTGGTCTGGGTGGAGGTATAGGACATAAAGGTGGGCTTGGTGGTAGTGCTGGGGGTGGCTTaggcggaggaggaggtggtggtcTAGGAGGAGGCATTGGACATGGAGGTGGTCTAGGTGGAGGTATAGGACACGGAGGTGGGCTTGGTGGTGGTGCTGGAGGTGGCTTAGGCGGTGGAGGGGGCGCAGGAGGAGGTGGTGGTCTAGGTGGAGGCATTGGACATGGAGGTGGTCTAGGCGGTGGAGGTGGacttggtggtggtggaggagcgGGAGCTGGTGGTGGGTTTGGTGCCGGAGGTGGAGCTGGCGGAGGTGGTGGTCTTGGCGGCGGCGGTGGAGCAGGTAGTGGTGCAGGTGGAGGTTTTGGCGGTGGTGCTGGTGCAGGCGGAGGTCTTGGAGGCGGTGCTGGTGGTGGAGGTGGGTttgggggtggtggtggtgttggtggTGGTTCTGGAGGAGGGTTTGGAGCTGGTGGAGGGTTTGGGAAAGGCGGAGGAGTTGGAGGTGGACTAGGTggcggtggaggtggtggttttggtggaggaggtggttttggtggtggtgcCGGGGGTGGAGCTGGATTTGGAGCTGGCGGTGGACACTAA
- the LOC137723259 gene encoding E3 ubiquitin-protein ligase PRT1-like isoform X1: MEDDKTLIKQQQQEPQGELQDEEFRKEFECCICLDLLYKPVVLGCGHISCFWCVFNTMSAFHESYCPVCRHPFNHFPSICQLMHFLLQKLYPEAYERRRKQVEEEEKEVGYFSPQFDNPLSGSHRIEESNIRGKVHSKNLESCSSGVVQSSSLVNTSGTTLDYEVNITSPATSPKNVEATGNAAIKEDCTRDIDIGNGTHQKVSVSDLLCAACENLLFQPVVLNCGHVFCESCINIPADGISRCQICQSMHPKGFPSVCKILEHFLEEQYPEVYLQRQVTSLKLHDHQRAGQSSSTLSDDYVSCRAVQKVHYGVGCDCCGISPIIGERYRCKDCVEKIGFDLCGACYNAPFNITGRFNQQHIPEHKLELIPPGVLYWIDDDGAVLQEDLGNVTAAPIPEDPENGPSDVQNVSPAFVFSADSSVDPHDDLDGSALSDSMQE, from the exons ATGGAAGACGATAAAACCCTAATCAAACAACAGCAACAAGAACCACAGGGGGAGCTCCAAGACGAGGAATTTCGAAAGGAGTTTGAATGCTGCATTTGCCT GGATCTTCTTTACAAGCCAGTTGTATTAG GTTGTGGCCACATTTCGTGTTTCTGGTGTGTCTTTAACACCATGAGTGCTTTTCATGAGTCTTATTGTCCCGTTTGTCGGCACCCATTTAATCATTTTCCAAGTATCTGTCAGTTGATGCATTTCTTGCTCCAGAAGTTGTATCCTGAAGCATATgagagaaggagaaaacaagTGGAAG aagaagaaaaggaagttgGTTATTTCTCACCTCAATTTGATAATCCACTATCTGGGTCACATCGTATTGAGGAGTCAAATATTCGGGGCAAAGTTCACTCAAAGAACTTGGAAAGTTGTTCTTCTGGGGTAGTACAATCTTCCTCACTTGTAAATACTTCTGGAACTACGTTAGATTATGAAGTTAATATTACAAGCCCTGCAACATCTCCAAAGAACGTTGAAGCTACTGGAAATGCAGCCATCAAAGAGGACTGTACGCGTGATATTGATATTGGAAATGGAACTCACCAGAAGGTTTCTGTTTCTGATCTGCTGTGTGCTGCATGCGAGAACCTGCTCTTTCAACCTGTTGTTCTCAATTGTGGTCATG TATTTTGTGAGTCCTGTATCAACATTCCAGCTgatggaatttctaggtgtcaGATTTGTCAAAGCATGCATCCAAAGGGATTCCCTAGTGTTTGCAAAATTTTAGAGCATTTCTTGGAGGAGCAATATCCTGAAGTTTATTTGCAACGACAAGTAACATCACTAAAAC TGCATGATCATCAACGTGCTGGTCAGTCATCGTCAACACTTTCTGATGATTACGTATCTTGCCGGGCTGTGCAGAAAGTTCATTACGGAGTTGGTTGTGATTGCTGTGGG ATATCTCCAATTATTGGGGAGAGGTACAGATGCAAAGACTGCGTGGAGAAAATAGGTTTTGACCTATGTGGAGCATGCTACAATGCACCTTTTAATATCACCGGCCGATTTAATCAGCAACATATACCAGAACACAAGCTTGAGCTTATACCGCCAGGTGTGCTTTATTGGATTGATGACGATGGTGCAGTGTTGCAGGAAGACCTAGGAAACGTCACTGCTGCTCCCATTCCAGAAGATCCAGAAAATGGCCCTAGCGATGTGCAAAATGTTTCTCCTGCTTTTGTATTCTCAGCTGATAGCTCAGTAGATCCACATGATGATTTGGATGGCAGTGCTTTATCAGACTCAATGCAAGAATGA